Proteins from a single region of Candidatus Sericytochromatia bacterium:
- a CDS encoding MFS transporter yields the protein MSAAPSTLWQQVQGYSRAFWFANFMEFVERWAYYGVRLSLALYIVGAANLGGLEFNHIQKGNIYLWWAVIASFLPMFTGGFADRYGYKKTIGVAIALKIVGYALMATQREYWSFFSGCLLLAAGTGLFKPGVQGLIAHSVAGRNASVGWGIFYELVNVGAFIAGFTVDPLKAWGGWSAIFAFNTGLVALNFLPLFMFKEPDVQRPAPYERWQDGLAEVGRIFVTSLRDILQPRLAVFILVFSGFWFSFHQLFDLLPNFIDDWTTVASTPSLFHSREGGVDSAQILNLNSGLIMVFMIPVAYVASRFQPLVAICIGMLAAIAGILMAGMTQLGTLVIGGVAVFTLGEMLSSPRTKDYMGTIAPPDKRALFMGYGEVPSGLGWALGSIFAGNFYEHHGDKVNFARAWLQSQGGMTPEAVAAIPKEKVMETLAAKAQLTIPQATQMLWNLHHPQVIWYWIAGVGGVSLVAMVIYTYVLAAQDRRPGGASSEVPGAAA from the coding sequence ATGTCCGCCGCCCCGTCCACCCTCTGGCAACAGGTCCAGGGGTATTCCCGCGCCTTCTGGTTCGCGAACTTCATGGAGTTCGTCGAACGCTGGGCCTACTATGGCGTGCGTCTCTCGCTGGCCCTGTACATCGTGGGGGCGGCCAATCTGGGGGGCCTGGAGTTCAACCACATTCAGAAGGGCAATATCTACCTGTGGTGGGCTGTGATTGCCTCGTTCCTGCCCATGTTCACGGGTGGCTTTGCGGACCGCTACGGTTACAAGAAGACCATCGGCGTGGCGATCGCCCTGAAGATCGTCGGCTACGCCTTGATGGCGACCCAGCGCGAGTACTGGTCGTTCTTCTCTGGTTGCTTGTTGCTGGCGGCCGGCACCGGTCTGTTCAAGCCTGGCGTGCAGGGCCTGATCGCGCATAGCGTGGCGGGCCGAAACGCTTCGGTTGGCTGGGGCATCTTCTACGAGCTGGTCAACGTCGGGGCCTTCATCGCCGGTTTCACCGTCGACCCGCTCAAGGCCTGGGGCGGCTGGTCGGCCATCTTCGCCTTCAACACGGGGTTGGTGGCGCTGAATTTCCTGCCGCTGTTCATGTTCAAGGAGCCCGATGTGCAGCGCCCGGCGCCCTATGAGCGCTGGCAAGATGGCCTGGCCGAGGTGGGCCGCATCTTCGTCACGTCCTTGCGGGATATTCTGCAGCCGCGGCTGGCCGTGTTCATTCTGGTGTTCAGCGGATTCTGGTTCTCGTTCCACCAGTTGTTCGACCTGCTGCCCAACTTCATCGACGACTGGACGACCGTCGCCAGCACCCCCAGCCTGTTTCACTCGCGTGAGGGCGGGGTGGATTCGGCCCAGATTCTCAATCTGAACTCCGGCTTGATCATGGTGTTCATGATCCCGGTGGCCTATGTGGCTTCGCGCTTCCAGCCGCTGGTGGCGATCTGCATCGGCATGTTGGCGGCGATCGCCGGCATCCTGATGGCCGGAATGACCCAGCTGGGCACCCTGGTGATCGGCGGAGTGGCAGTCTTTACGCTCGGCGAGATGCTTAGCAGCCCGCGCACCAAGGACTACATGGGCACGATTGCGCCGCCGGACAAGCGCGCGCTGTTCATGGGCTACGGCGAGGTGCCGAGCGGCTTGGGCTGGGCCTTGGGTTCGATCTTCGCGGGTAACTTCTACGAGCATCACGGCGACAAGGTCAACTTCGCGCGGGCCTGGCTTCAGTCGCAGGGCGGCATGACGCCGGAGGCGGTCGCGGCCATTCCCAAGGAAAAGGTCATGGAAACCTTGGCGGCCAAGGCGCAGCTGACGATTCCGCAGGCCACGCAGATGCTCTGGAACCTGCATCATCCGCAGGTCATCTGGTACTGGATCGCGGGGGTCGGGGGCGTGTCGCTGGTGGCGATGGTGATTTACACCTACGTCCTGGCGGCACAAGACCGGCGTCCGGGCGGAGCTTCGAGCGAAGTTCCCGGGGCCGCCGCGTAG
- a CDS encoding rhodanese-like domain-containing protein yields the protein MKQHAPGFLALVEDAKSRVREIEVTAFLALRDGADAPALIDVREDHEWAQAHATDALHLSKGIIERDIEERFPDHDTPLVLYCGGGFRSALAADALQRMGYRNVLSLAGGWRAWQAAGAPIATPER from the coding sequence GTGAAGCAGCACGCGCCCGGTTTTCTGGCCCTGGTCGAGGACGCCAAGTCACGCGTTCGCGAGATCGAGGTGACGGCTTTCCTCGCGCTGAGGGACGGTGCGGACGCCCCCGCTCTGATTGATGTCCGTGAGGATCATGAATGGGCCCAGGCGCATGCCACCGACGCCCTGCACCTGAGCAAGGGCATCATTGAACGTGACATCGAAGAACGCTTCCCCGACCACGATACGCCGCTGGTGCTCTATTGTGGCGGAGGCTTTCGTTCGGCCCTGGCGGCCGATGCGCTGCAGCGGATGGGCTACCGCAATGTGCTGAGCCTGGCGGGGGGCTGGCGGGCCTGGCAGGCTGCCGGCGCGCCGATCGCCACGCCGGAGCGCTGA
- the arfB gene encoding alternative ribosome rescue aminoacyl-tRNA hydrolase ArfB translates to MAEVTLAPGVWVSEDALTFRASRSGGPGGQHVNKVASKIELRVALAAIDGLRDDARARLADLAGSRLLGDGTLVIVAQTSRHQLANREAALERMALLVRQALVPPVPRKATKPTRASGERRLASKKKEGAKKRQRGGGYDD, encoded by the coding sequence ATGGCAGAAGTGACCCTGGCACCAGGCGTCTGGGTGTCGGAAGATGCGTTGACCTTCCGGGCCTCCCGCAGCGGCGGGCCCGGGGGCCAACACGTCAACAAGGTGGCCTCCAAGATCGAGCTGCGCGTGGCGCTGGCGGCGATCGACGGCCTGCGCGACGACGCGCGCGCGCGCCTCGCCGACCTGGCCGGCAGCCGCCTGCTGGGGGACGGCACGCTGGTGATTGTGGCGCAGACCTCCCGTCACCAGCTGGCGAACCGGGAAGCGGCGCTGGAGCGTATGGCGCTGCTGGTGCGCCAGGCTCTGGTGCCCCCGGTGCCGCGCAAGGCCACCAAGCCCACGCGCGCCAGCGGCGAACGCCGCCTGGCCAGCAAGAAGAAGGAAGGCGCCAAGAAGCGCCAGCGTGGGGGCGGTTATGACGACTGA
- the malQ gene encoding 4-alpha-glucanotransferase, with protein sequence MAHARYSGVLLHPTSLPGGHGIGDMGPSAYAFVDWLAQANQRLWQVLPLGPTGYGDSPYQSFSAFAGNPLLLDLDALVAAGWLSSVDLNDAPANGDAIDYGHVVWFKSERLKQAYAGFQAHASADQRAELQAFCRAEAAWLDEFALYQALKEAHGGACWNQWPAPLARREATALKKARAAHAPAIGYHQFVQWQFFTQWAALRAHAQHKGVRIVGDVPIFVAFDSADVWANPSLFHLDDNLAPTVVAGVPPDYFSETGQLWGNPLYRWDVLAKKRYSWWIARMRQALQLYDMVRLDHFRGFEAYWEVPAGEPTAVNGRWVRGPGAKLFAALRKALGDDLPVIAEDLGLITPEVEALRLAFDLPGMKILQFAFSGPGHAYLPHNYDHNCVAYTGTHDNDTVRGWFDSASEAERGFALRYLGTDGPGFPAAMVRAVLASPARIALVPAQDLLGLGSAARMNTPGLASANWAWRLFPDQLNGELAHWLGDLTYLYGRTPEAEIEVASPEVEAMVVHAV encoded by the coding sequence ATGGCTCACGCCCGCTACAGCGGTGTTCTCTTGCACCCCACCTCACTCCCAGGCGGTCACGGCATCGGGGATATGGGCCCCTCGGCCTACGCCTTTGTCGACTGGCTGGCGCAGGCCAATCAGCGCCTGTGGCAGGTGCTGCCGCTGGGCCCCACCGGCTATGGTGACTCCCCCTACCAGTCCTTCTCCGCCTTCGCGGGCAACCCCTTGTTGTTGGACCTGGACGCGTTGGTGGCCGCCGGCTGGCTGTCGTCCGTTGATCTGAACGACGCCCCTGCGAACGGCGATGCGATCGACTACGGGCACGTGGTCTGGTTCAAGTCTGAGCGTCTGAAACAGGCCTATGCCGGTTTTCAGGCGCATGCCTCGGCAGACCAGCGGGCCGAACTGCAGGCCTTCTGTCGGGCCGAGGCCGCGTGGCTGGATGAATTTGCGCTTTACCAGGCGCTGAAAGAGGCGCACGGTGGGGCTTGCTGGAACCAGTGGCCCGCTCCGCTCGCCCGGCGCGAGGCCACGGCGCTCAAGAAGGCGCGCGCCGCCCACGCGCCCGCGATTGGCTATCACCAGTTTGTTCAGTGGCAGTTTTTCACCCAGTGGGCGGCCCTGCGGGCGCACGCCCAGCACAAGGGCGTGCGTATCGTGGGCGATGTGCCGATTTTCGTGGCCTTCGACAGTGCTGATGTGTGGGCCAACCCGTCGCTCTTCCATCTCGATGACAACCTCGCGCCGACCGTGGTGGCCGGTGTTCCGCCGGATTACTTCAGCGAGACCGGCCAGCTTTGGGGCAATCCGCTCTACCGCTGGGACGTGTTGGCCAAGAAGCGTTACAGCTGGTGGATCGCCCGGATGCGCCAGGCGCTGCAGCTCTACGACATGGTTCGCCTGGACCATTTCCGCGGCTTCGAGGCGTACTGGGAAGTGCCGGCGGGGGAGCCGACGGCCGTCAACGGCCGCTGGGTGCGCGGACCGGGTGCCAAGCTGTTCGCGGCCCTGCGCAAGGCTCTGGGAGACGACCTGCCGGTGATTGCGGAAGACCTGGGCCTGATCACCCCGGAGGTGGAGGCCCTGCGTCTGGCCTTCGACTTGCCCGGCATGAAGATCCTGCAGTTCGCCTTCAGTGGTCCTGGCCACGCCTACTTGCCGCACAATTACGATCACAACTGCGTCGCCTACACCGGCACGCATGACAACGACACCGTCCGGGGCTGGTTCGACAGTGCCTCCGAGGCTGAACGGGGCTTCGCCCTGCGCTACCTGGGGACGGACGGGCCGGGCTTCCCGGCCGCCATGGTGCGGGCCGTGCTGGCCAGTCCAGCCCGCATCGCGCTGGTGCCGGCGCAGGACCTGCTGGGCCTCGGCAGCGCCGCGCGCATGAACACGCCCGGCCTGGCCTCGGCCAACTGGGCCTGGCGCCTCTTCCCGGACCAGTTGAACGGGGAGCTGGCCCACTGGCTGGGAGACCTGACCTACCTCTACGGCCGCACGCCCGAGGCTGAGATTGAAGTCGCCTCGCCCGAGGTGGAGGCGATGGTGGTCCACGCCGTCTGA
- a CDS encoding S-layer homology domain-containing protein: MAYRHFALILVLAACFAHPAPAWAQGQEPSGSASQKETGETPPNAIRADLIRSFPDTMIADLPSGHWATHATQVAVANGVLPLEEGEFRGDRQIVFAELHQALAALVVTAENVAAKGMIPELRAAVEAVPQVEQPVNRIQVAEATSRFLDAANQHGLIALAEPGMTAPLFKDLAPSVPPSVTSLVDTYKVMTGYKDMTFRPQEIVTRYQLAAIATQILDDMRRAPLAQRPIEAPPTVVVVPEPVVPEPVEKRPSFRANAPVALTWQALNYGSVLSTTPTLSVIPVSGMLTGYAGPLMLQGVGNFRYDIFGNNGFDSELRLGYGDLKWGGLQLIPYIGANLGLGASLPGQSPLATYVGGSYGGIVSALPMDNVEIWGNLGQSTLLAGGRWGQNFQSLGALSTSGTLLTNYGFGVDYYVTPNMALTFGMNNFQLPADLQVAQTGLSGTTLDTLGGNVGLAFGF; encoded by the coding sequence ATGGCATACCGTCACTTCGCGCTGATCCTGGTCCTGGCCGCGTGCTTCGCGCATCCGGCTCCGGCGTGGGCCCAGGGGCAGGAGCCCTCGGGATCGGCGTCCCAAAAAGAAACCGGCGAAACGCCACCCAATGCGATCCGGGCTGACCTGATTCGGAGTTTCCCCGACACCATGATCGCGGACCTGCCCAGCGGGCACTGGGCCACCCACGCCACGCAAGTGGCTGTCGCCAATGGGGTGTTGCCGCTGGAGGAAGGGGAGTTCCGGGGCGATCGCCAGATTGTGTTCGCCGAGTTGCATCAGGCCCTGGCGGCCCTGGTGGTCACGGCGGAAAACGTCGCCGCCAAGGGCATGATTCCCGAGCTCAGGGCCGCTGTGGAGGCCGTCCCTCAGGTGGAGCAACCGGTCAACCGGATCCAGGTCGCGGAGGCCACTTCTCGCTTTCTGGACGCGGCCAATCAGCACGGCCTGATCGCCCTGGCGGAGCCCGGCATGACCGCTCCCCTGTTCAAGGACCTGGCGCCGAGCGTTCCGCCCTCCGTCACCTCGCTGGTCGACACCTACAAGGTGATGACGGGCTACAAGGACATGACCTTCCGGCCTCAGGAAATCGTCACGCGCTACCAGCTGGCGGCGATCGCCACCCAGATTCTCGACGACATGCGGCGCGCGCCGCTGGCCCAGCGCCCGATCGAGGCACCGCCGACCGTGGTGGTGGTGCCGGAACCCGTGGTGCCCGAACCGGTGGAAAAACGCCCCTCATTCCGGGCCAACGCGCCGGTGGCCCTGACCTGGCAAGCCCTGAACTATGGCAGCGTGCTGAGCACGACGCCCACCCTGTCGGTGATTCCAGTCTCGGGCATGCTGACTGGCTATGCGGGCCCGCTGATGCTCCAAGGCGTGGGAAACTTTCGCTATGACATCTTTGGCAACAATGGCTTCGATTCGGAGTTGCGGCTCGGTTACGGTGACCTCAAATGGGGCGGGCTGCAACTGATTCCCTACATCGGGGCCAACCTCGGCCTCGGGGCCAGCCTGCCGGGCCAGAGCCCGCTGGCGACCTACGTGGGCGGCTCTTACGGCGGCATCGTGAGCGCGCTGCCGATGGACAACGTCGAGATCTGGGGCAACCTGGGCCAGTCGACCCTGCTGGCCGGGGGGCGCTGGGGCCAGAATTTCCAGTCGCTCGGGGCGCTTTCGACCAGTGGCACCTTGCTGACCAACTACGGGTTCGGGGTCGACTACTACGTGACTCCCAACATGGCCCTGACCTTCGGCATGAACAACTTCCAGTTGCCGGCTGATCTGCAGGTGGCCCAGACCGGGCTGTCCGGCACCACGCTCGACACCTTGGGCGGGAACGTCGGCCTGGCCTTCGGTTTCTGA
- a CDS encoding 2OG-Fe(II) oxygenase, with protein sequence MQGFWRFGRFRHYRLQAAPLAPQQVAEIRRAVLNSPLMGASNLNQRFTGTYGFSVAFCRSQLDEVITQFPAFAPFFEAALRPECNAFFLNPLLITNGAGVAPHIDLSLSSHIPGVRTPRSVSVLYLEVPPSLRGGDLKLYEGQRLKATVTPREGALVTFRGELRHEVTPVDAGAPDIYEARLSLVVEQYRLTDVQLAHLPDVRVGTRREATPAEPPLSGGTGPGPFGDEVRRWLAGPPDERGVM encoded by the coding sequence ATGCAAGGCTTCTGGCGCTTCGGGCGCTTCCGTCACTACCGCTTACAAGCAGCGCCCCTGGCTCCCCAGCAGGTGGCGGAGATCCGGCGTGCCGTGCTGAACTCGCCCCTGATGGGCGCCAGCAACCTCAACCAGCGATTCACAGGCACCTATGGGTTTTCCGTCGCCTTCTGCCGCAGCCAGCTGGATGAAGTCATCACCCAGTTTCCGGCTTTTGCGCCCTTCTTCGAAGCCGCCCTGCGTCCGGAATGCAATGCGTTTTTCCTCAACCCGCTGCTGATCACCAACGGCGCCGGGGTGGCCCCGCACATCGACCTGAGCCTGAGCAGCCACATCCCGGGCGTGCGCACCCCGCGCAGCGTCTCCGTGCTGTACCTCGAGGTGCCCCCCAGCTTGCGTGGGGGTGACTTGAAGCTCTATGAGGGCCAGCGTCTGAAGGCCACCGTCACGCCGCGCGAGGGTGCCCTGGTGACCTTCCGCGGCGAACTGCGCCATGAGGTCACCCCGGTGGACGCGGGGGCGCCGGACATTTACGAGGCGCGGCTCAGTCTGGTGGTGGAACAGTACCGCCTGACGGACGTGCAACTGGCGCACCTGCCCGACGTTCGGGTGGGCACGCGCCGTGAGGCGACCCCGGCGGAACCGCCACTCTCGGGCGGGACGGGGCCGGGGCCCTTCGGCGACGAGGTGCGCCGCTGGCTGGCCGGCCCCCCGGACGAACGCGGGGTTATGTAA
- a CDS encoding NYN domain-containing protein, with protein sequence MEPAVPPSSGCSPRTALFIDAAYLDKLCTGPWAHGGAPLALDMRRLPALLNDGVRPWRVFYYHALPWRSDPPLPVEEAVFARRAAFVAFLARDPRWVLREGRLERRGGRRPGDWLYEQKRTDVQIAVDLVRLAWRGEIQRAVLLTGDSDLLPAVEDARAAGVHVSLRYAPGHVHADWLSACDAGEPLLETQVRQILRAPRSPA encoded by the coding sequence ATGGAACCTGCCGTCCCCCCATCGTCTGGCTGCTCGCCGCGAACGGCCCTGTTCATCGATGCCGCCTATCTCGACAAGCTCTGCACGGGGCCCTGGGCCCACGGCGGTGCGCCGCTGGCCTTGGATATGCGCCGCTTGCCCGCGCTGCTGAATGACGGCGTGCGGCCCTGGCGGGTGTTCTATTACCACGCCCTTCCTTGGCGTTCCGACCCCCCGCTGCCGGTCGAGGAGGCTGTGTTCGCGCGGCGGGCGGCGTTCGTCGCGTTTCTGGCACGCGATCCCCGCTGGGTGCTGCGGGAGGGGCGTCTCGAGCGCCGGGGCGGGCGTCGCCCGGGGGATTGGCTCTACGAGCAGAAGCGGACCGACGTGCAGATCGCGGTGGACCTCGTCCGCCTGGCCTGGCGCGGAGAGATCCAGCGCGCGGTGCTGCTGACCGGCGACAGTGATCTGCTCCCCGCGGTCGAGGATGCCCGGGCGGCCGGTGTCCACGTCAGTTTGCGCTATGCGCCGGGCCATGTGCACGCTGATTGGCTCAGCGCCTGTGATGCCGGCGAGCCCCTGCTCGAAACGCAGGTTCGGCAGATTCTCAGGGCACCTCGCTCGCCGGCCTGA
- the nagA gene encoding N-acetylglucosamine-6-phosphate deacetylase — protein MSCHPSAPVWLVGARWLDPAGAWRQEPLAVAAGRIVAIGGEPQGQVRDLAGHWLVPGLIETHIHGMGHDDVADATMPALARMAQALVRYGVTSWLPTTVACAPEALAATLRTVAEAQALARNPAADWPGALVLGAHLESNFLAPRFKGAQPAEWLRPPDDPGLRALLREHREAIALVTLAPELPGALALIETLVADGVVVSVGHSDATHDQVLAAVAAGASRVTHLCNAQRGFHHREPGVLGAALVCDDLYAEVIADLHHVHPAGLEIARRCKGPGRLLLVSDALRGTGLPPGEYELGGQTTRLDGQVARLADGTIAGSVITLDRAVKHVHAHTGATLAEAFAMASAVPAESLGLPDRGHLAPDMRADLAVFDADLRCCLTMVGGRIVYEAGQA, from the coding sequence ATGTCCTGTCATCCCTCCGCCCCGGTCTGGTTGGTTGGCGCTCGCTGGCTCGACCCGGCCGGTGCCTGGCGTCAGGAACCGCTGGCGGTGGCCGCCGGTCGCATCGTGGCCATCGGCGGCGAGCCTCAGGGCCAGGTGCGGGACCTCGCGGGGCACTGGCTGGTGCCTGGCCTGATCGAGACGCACATTCACGGCATGGGGCATGACGATGTCGCCGATGCGACGATGCCGGCTTTGGCCCGTATGGCCCAGGCGTTGGTGCGCTACGGCGTGACGTCGTGGCTGCCGACCACGGTGGCCTGCGCCCCCGAGGCGCTGGCGGCCACCTTGCGCACCGTGGCGGAGGCCCAGGCGCTGGCCCGGAACCCGGCGGCCGACTGGCCTGGCGCGCTGGTGTTGGGCGCTCACCTCGAATCGAATTTTCTGGCGCCGCGTTTCAAGGGCGCGCAACCCGCCGAGTGGTTGCGTCCGCCCGACGATCCGGGGTTGCGGGCCCTGCTTCGCGAGCATCGCGAGGCGATCGCCCTGGTGACCCTCGCGCCCGAACTGCCGGGAGCCCTGGCGCTGATCGAGACCCTGGTGGCCGATGGGGTGGTGGTCTCGGTGGGCCACTCGGATGCGACTCATGATCAGGTGCTGGCCGCCGTGGCGGCCGGGGCCAGCCGGGTGACCCACCTCTGCAACGCCCAGCGGGGCTTTCATCACCGCGAGCCCGGGGTGCTGGGGGCCGCCCTCGTGTGTGATGACCTCTATGCCGAGGTCATCGCCGACCTCCATCACGTCCACCCGGCGGGCCTGGAGATCGCCCGCCGCTGCAAGGGGCCGGGCCGTCTCCTGCTGGTGTCCGATGCGCTCCGTGGCACCGGCCTGCCGCCGGGTGAGTACGAACTGGGCGGCCAGACGACCCGCCTGGATGGGCAGGTGGCCCGGCTGGCGGACGGGACGATTGCCGGTAGCGTGATCACGCTGGACCGGGCGGTGAAGCACGTACACGCCCACACCGGTGCGACCCTGGCAGAGGCGTTTGCCATGGCCTCCGCGGTGCCGGCCGAATCGCTCGGCCTGCCGGACCGCGGCCACCTTGCTCCCGACATGCGGGCCGACCTGGCCGTCTTCGACGCCGACCTGCGCTGCTGCCTGACCATGGTCGGTGGTCGGATCGTCTACGAGGCCGGGCAGGCCTAG